The Desulforegulaceae bacterium genome includes a window with the following:
- the hisD gene encoding histidinol dehydrogenase gives MKIYNYPSKEALDRIERVKSRGIGDTDELNSQVSAILEDVKKRGDKAVIEYTNKFDAPNLKEADLEVTKEEIEEAIGLVSDDFKKSLKRAVSQISSFHEKQKNISYIDIERDGVLLGQLIIPVQSAAVYVPGATGGETPLVSTVLMGGIPAKIAGVEKLVMVTPPTSEGKINPYLLAAADYVGFDHIYKTGSAWAVGALAYGTDTIASADIIVGPGNIYVTIAKKMVSGIVGIDMIAGPSEILVIADSSGDPEFIAADLLSQAEHDEMASSILVTPDMELAKKVKDAVDRRIKNLSRSEIALKSTKDYGIILVTQTLDQAFELSNFFAPEHLELMIEDPLVNLSKVKNAGAIFAGKYTPEPMGDYIAGPNHVLPTGRTARFSSALSVDNFIKKTSLIHYSKEALEEEAEHVIRLANIEGLDGHAESVRVRVEK, from the coding sequence ATGAAGATATACAATTATCCTTCAAAGGAAGCTTTGGATAGAATTGAAAGAGTAAAAAGTCGGGGAATTGGAGATACTGATGAACTAAACTCCCAGGTATCTGCAATTTTGGAAGATGTAAAAAAAAGGGGAGACAAAGCTGTAATTGAATATACAAACAAATTTGACGCTCCAAATCTTAAAGAGGCTGACCTTGAAGTTACAAAAGAAGAAATTGAAGAAGCTATAGGTCTTGTTTCTGATGATTTTAAAAAATCCCTTAAAAGAGCAGTTTCACAGATTTCATCTTTCCATGAAAAACAAAAAAATATTTCCTATATAGACATAGAAAGAGATGGAGTTCTTTTAGGTCAGCTTATAATTCCTGTTCAGTCGGCTGCTGTTTACGTTCCTGGTGCAACAGGTGGAGAAACTCCTTTGGTTTCAACTGTTTTAATGGGAGGAATCCCGGCTAAAATTGCAGGTGTTGAAAAGCTTGTAATGGTTACTCCTCCAACTTCTGAAGGTAAAATCAACCCTTATCTTCTGGCTGCTGCGGATTATGTTGGTTTTGATCATATTTACAAAACAGGAAGTGCCTGGGCTGTTGGAGCTTTAGCTTATGGAACCGATACAATAGCTTCTGCCGATATAATAGTCGGGCCTGGTAATATTTATGTGACAATAGCCAAAAAAATGGTTTCTGGAATTGTTGGAATAGATATGATTGCAGGGCCAAGCGAAATTCTTGTTATTGCAGATTCTTCAGGAGATCCTGAGTTTATTGCAGCTGATCTTCTTTCCCAGGCAGAGCATGACGAAATGGCATCTTCAATTCTTGTTACTCCGGATATGGAGCTTGCAAAAAAAGTAAAAGATGCAGTTGACAGAAGAATAAAAAATCTTTCAAGGTCTGAAATTGCTCTTAAATCAACCAAAGATTACGGAATTATTCTTGTTACCCAAACTCTTGATCAGGCATTTGAGCTTTCTAATTTTTTTGCTCCAGAGCATTTAGAGCTTATGATTGAAGATCCTCTTGTAAATCTTTCAAAAGTTAAAAATGCAGGAGCAATTTTTGCCGGTAAATACACTCCTGAACCTATGGGAGATTATATTGCGGGGCCAAATCATGTACTTCCAACAGGAAGAACTGCAAGGTTTTCTTCAGCTCTTTCAGTTGATAATTTTATTAAGAAAACCAGCCTGATTCATTATTCAAAAGAAGCACTTGAAGAAGAAGCTGAGCATGTAATCAGGCTTGCTAATATTGAAGGTCTTGATGGCCATGCTGAATCTGTAAGAGTTCGAGTTGAAAAATAA
- the serC gene encoding 3-phosphoserine/phosphohydroxythreonine transaminase, which yields MEKRIFNFNPGPAVQPLPVLKQIQKDFINYNNTGMSIIEISHRSKDFMAILESSKKRVKRLYNLDDSWKVIFVPGGASLQFAMVPMNFLTKDKKAGYINTGTWSTKAIEEAQIQGKNIKVTASSEDKNFSYIPKNFTIQKDLAYLHITTNNTIRGTQWQNLPETEIPLAADMCSDILSRPLDIEKFGIIYAGIQKNIGPSGTALVLIKDKMLDLVPEDLPTMLSYKTYVKKDSMHNTPSTFSIYCCELVLKWIEEEIGGLENMAALNKEKADYIYNTIDESNGFYKGTAQKEDRSFMNVTFRLLNEDLENKFINLALENGLGGLKGHRIAGGVRASIYNAMPLEGIKTLCKFMEDFKNQNS from the coding sequence ATGGAAAAAAGAATTTTCAATTTCAATCCGGGACCGGCTGTTCAGCCCCTGCCGGTTTTGAAGCAGATTCAAAAAGATTTTATAAATTACAATAATACAGGAATGTCCATAATAGAAATAAGTCATAGATCAAAAGATTTTATGGCTATTCTTGAGTCTTCCAAGAAAAGAGTAAAAAGACTTTATAATCTAGATGATTCCTGGAAAGTTATTTTTGTTCCGGGAGGAGCCAGTCTTCAATTTGCAATGGTTCCTATGAATTTTCTTACCAAAGACAAAAAGGCCGGATATATAAACACAGGCACCTGGTCAACCAAAGCAATAGAAGAAGCCCAAATTCAGGGTAAAAATATAAAAGTTACAGCTTCATCAGAAGATAAAAACTTTTCATATATTCCCAAAAACTTTACCATCCAAAAAGACTTGGCTTATCTTCATATAACAACAAACAATACAATCAGGGGAACCCAATGGCAAAATCTTCCTGAAACTGAAATTCCCCTTGCTGCAGACATGTGTTCGGATATTTTAAGCAGGCCTCTTGATATTGAAAAATTCGGGATAATTTATGCGGGTATCCAAAAAAACATAGGCCCTTCAGGAACAGCACTTGTGCTTATTAAAGACAAAATGCTAGACCTTGTACCCGAGGATCTGCCCACAATGTTGAGCTATAAAACCTATGTTAAAAAAGATTCAATGCACAATACTCCTTCAACATTTTCAATTTACTGCTGTGAACTTGTTTTAAAATGGATTGAAGAAGAAATTGGAGGCCTTGAAAATATGGCAGCCTTAAATAAAGAAAAAGCTGACTATATTTACAATACAATTGATGAAAGCAATGGATTTTATAAAGGAACAGCTCAAAAAGAAGACAGATCATTTATGAATGTAACTTTCAGGCTCTTAAACGAGGATCTTGAAAATAAATTTATAAACCTAGCCCTTGAAAATGGACTTGGAGGCCTTAAAGGTCACAGAATTGCTGGAGGAGTAAGGGCTTCCATTTACAATGCAATGCCCCTTGAGGGAATTAAGACTCTTTGTAAATTCATGGAAGATTTTAAAAACCAAAATTCATAA
- a CDS encoding RICIN domain-containing protein, whose protein sequence is MRYFYFKIVTLIIIVLGMGINLNALPLSGATLPTGKKLIIQSAVNYGRDAGGCWEKAGGGSLATKGDNIRVWTLDNAATKRFTLVQSNETGWYEIYIGDLKSSRVDAASGKLNKGDNIHIWETNRSKAQKFLFSHLGNGRYKIYTKNGRIVNLEDQQAKNGTNIQLWDDHDGLHNEWYLLDNSTRAAVKPLGHNTIAEKSLKGTEVPPYKFYIQSAMSYGRSNRGYLEFPGKDWNYKGNTMDIWTKDSGLNKLFKFEKPYHSSHYIIRAAHSGDGVIDCRGGKTTDGTPLHLWTKGNNNQAQQFYLKHLGSGRFKIYHKSGKVVCLKNNKTDKNGNKVHIWKDHNSITTEWYLINAYTNKAYIPNK, encoded by the coding sequence ATGAGATATTTTTATTTTAAAATTGTAACTTTAATAATCATAGTTCTGGGAATGGGTATAAACTTAAATGCACTTCCACTTAGCGGTGCTACCCTGCCCACGGGGAAAAAACTAATTATACAATCTGCAGTTAACTACGGCAGAGATGCTGGAGGATGCTGGGAAAAAGCAGGCGGAGGTTCACTGGCTACCAAAGGCGATAACATTCGAGTCTGGACATTGGATAATGCAGCTACAAAAAGATTTACCCTTGTTCAGTCCAATGAAACCGGCTGGTATGAGATATATATAGGTGACCTGAAATCTTCAAGAGTTGATGCGGCAAGCGGAAAATTAAACAAAGGAGATAATATTCACATATGGGAAACAAACCGGAGCAAAGCTCAAAAGTTTCTTTTTTCTCACCTTGGTAACGGCCGCTATAAAATTTATACTAAAAACGGCCGGATTGTGAATCTTGAAGATCAGCAGGCAAAAAACGGTACAAATATACAACTTTGGGACGATCACGATGGCTTGCACAATGAATGGTATTTATTAGACAATTCCACCCGGGCCGCTGTTAAACCTCTAGGTCATAACACCATTGCTGAAAAATCGCTGAAAGGCACTGAAGTACCTCCTTATAAATTTTATATCCAATCAGCCATGAGTTACGGGCGAAGCAATAGAGGCTATTTAGAATTTCCAGGAAAAGACTGGAACTATAAGGGAAACACCATGGATATCTGGACAAAAGATTCAGGCCTGAACAAATTGTTTAAATTTGAAAAACCCTATCATTCATCCCATTATATTATAAGAGCAGCTCATAGCGGTGACGGTGTAATAGACTGCAGAGGCGGTAAAACAACAGATGGGACACCATTGCATTTATGGACAAAAGGAAACAATAATCAGGCACAACAATTTTATTTAAAACACCTGGGCTCAGGTCGGTTTAAAATTTATCACAAAAGCGGAAAAGTTGTTTGTTTGAAAAACAACAAAACCGACAAAAACGGCAATAAAGTTCATATTTGGAAGGATCATAATTCAATAACAACCGAATGGTATTTAATAAATGCCTATACAAATAAAGCATATATTCCAAACAAATAG
- a CDS encoding DNA ligase: protein MKVFRNLLKYLIVFAFLFSQSLVFSKDLTLQKALVYQGDEKITGFYMSEKLDGIRGYWDGEKLLTRSGKLINTPKWFIENFPPFELDGELWSKRNDFEFIQSAVLKKIPTDSWEKITYNIFEVPNTKGDFSKRLEKANKWFETNPNKNVKIIPQIICTGKDHLNGFLKKIESKGGEGVILKDPSQNYHNGKIPYILKVKNFSKMEGIVIGINKGKGKYKNMMGSLKIKLDNGIIFNLGSGFSDLERANPPKINSRVVFKHYGFTKNKIPKFPSFLDLKKE, encoded by the coding sequence ATGAAAGTTTTCCGGAACCTTTTAAAATACCTAATTGTTTTTGCTTTTCTTTTTTCTCAAAGCCTTGTTTTTTCAAAAGATTTAACCCTTCAAAAAGCTTTAGTCTACCAAGGTGATGAAAAAATCACAGGCTTTTATATGAGCGAAAAACTGGATGGAATAAGAGGATATTGGGACGGAGAAAAACTTTTAACCAGAAGCGGAAAACTTATAAATACTCCAAAATGGTTTATTGAAAACTTCCCTCCTTTTGAGCTGGATGGTGAACTTTGGAGTAAAAGAAATGATTTTGAGTTTATTCAATCCGCTGTTCTTAAAAAAATCCCCACAGATTCCTGGGAAAAAATAACTTATAATATTTTTGAAGTCCCAAATACAAAAGGGGATTTTTCAAAACGTCTTGAAAAAGCAAATAAATGGTTTGAAACCAATCCAAATAAAAATGTCAAAATCATTCCCCAAATAATTTGTACTGGAAAAGATCATCTTAACGGATTTTTAAAAAAAATTGAATCAAAAGGCGGGGAAGGAGTAATTCTTAAAGACCCCAGCCAAAATTACCATAATGGCAAAATCCCCTATATTCTCAAAGTAAAAAATTTTAGCAAAATGGAGGGGATTGTTATTGGAATAAACAAGGGTAAAGGAAAATATAAAAACATGATGGGAAGCCTTAAAATTAAACTTGATAACGGAATAATTTTTAACCTTGGTTCAGGTTTTTCAGATTTAGAAAGAGCAAATCCTCCAAAAATAAATTCAAGGGTAGTTTTCAAGCATTATGGATTCACAAAAAATAAAATCCCTAAATTCCCATCTTTTTTAGATTTGAAAAAAGAATGA
- a CDS encoding sulfite exporter TauE/SafE family protein, giving the protein MFFQTAGIEVAIWIPPLTAFVISFFTSMGGVSGAFLLLPFQMSFLSYTNPSVSATNQVFNIVAIPGGVYRFWKEGRLVWPLAAIVIIGTLPGVFIGAMVRVLYLPDPKNFKFFASLVLFYIALKMILDLVKSKNKKTAGNKSEEHFQKMMKKGEIKKKNTKDFKPVEIIKINFSHLNFKFYEETFNVSIPGIFSLSFIVGIIGGIYGIGGGAIIAPFFISFFHLPVYIVAGAALMGTFVTSIAGVIFYSLIAPFYPEMSIAPDWLLGALFGGGGLLGIYLGARVQKFVPANLIKWMLAFIIIFTAGKYFTEFFGS; this is encoded by the coding sequence ATGTTTTTTCAAACAGCAGGAATAGAAGTTGCCATCTGGATTCCTCCTTTAACAGCCTTTGTAATTTCATTTTTCACATCAATGGGCGGGGTTTCAGGAGCGTTTTTACTTTTACCCTTTCAAATGTCTTTTCTTTCCTATACAAATCCCTCTGTAAGTGCAACAAACCAGGTTTTCAATATTGTTGCAATCCCGGGCGGTGTTTACAGGTTCTGGAAAGAAGGAAGGCTTGTATGGCCCCTTGCCGCAATTGTCATCATAGGAACCCTTCCAGGTGTGTTTATCGGGGCAATGGTAAGGGTTCTCTACCTTCCGGATCCAAAAAACTTTAAATTTTTTGCCAGTCTTGTTCTTTTTTATATTGCATTAAAAATGATCTTAGACCTTGTAAAATCCAAAAACAAAAAAACAGCTGGGAACAAAAGCGAAGAACATTTCCAAAAAATGATGAAAAAAGGTGAAATCAAAAAGAAAAACACCAAAGATTTCAAACCTGTTGAAATTATAAAAATAAACTTTAGCCACCTTAATTTTAAATTTTACGAAGAAACTTTTAATGTATCAATTCCGGGGATTTTCAGCCTTAGCTTTATTGTTGGAATAATTGGAGGGATTTATGGAATAGGAGGAGGGGCAATTATTGCTCCTTTTTTTATAAGTTTTTTCCATCTCCCGGTTTATATTGTTGCAGGTGCTGCACTGATGGGAACTTTTGTTACTTCAATAGCCGGAGTAATTTTCTATTCTCTGATAGCTCCATTTTACCCTGAAATGTCCATTGCCCCGGACTGGCTTCTTGGAGCTCTTTTTGGAGGAGGCGGACTTTTGGGAATTTACCTTGGAGCAAGGGTGCAAAAATTTGTTCCTGCAAACTTAATTAAATGGATGCTTGCTTTTATAATAATCTTTACAGCAGGAAAATATTTTACTGAATTTTTTGGCAGCTAG
- a CDS encoding IPT/TIG domain-containing protein produces MKKNKLIKLIFVPLLLIFISGCGGGSSSSDEDSSKFTIDAGVDRTEVEGTEVVLSGSIKGSEKDVTDIKWEQLSGTPVDLKDSNKLNARFTAPKTLLETTLEFELTVSAGSQQTLKDKVIITVVEKNTDPIANIGPDRKGALASDIPNPKNSKIIFIDGTQCSGNKFTWQVVSAPENSQYFFTSKNTPSTGFYADKSGEYKLKLTADNGQGITAEDEILITLIQDSDGDGIADKDDLDRDGDGFLNINDAFPDDRASHFDFNNDGKGNYYDDDVDGDGVIDIEDDYPLDSTRSKYKEYKEQEKTPFNTNDGISVSEDAGEIPVKISGLIHSPKGPDLDYYKIKMAPGIYSAMVDGGDSEMSPSVAIVDSYGNSLPLKRYDFTTQVGITGAGVSVPSQGDYYLVITDSSGKSDEKWEYEAKVFKDTDMDGLSDDLEMAIDSNHLSADSDGDTIPDFIEFYITAKDWPKNKDIDNDGLPAWWDTDTDGDMIPDRVEYYTQAEKPELDSAALALLNDVDGDGYPNFFDTSSDNTSYADDTVQAGPNPNLPLDTDKDGIPNYLDLDNDNDGLKDSEETIETYNVKLIAPGADRSAIADSLLIKRLYNATRGIENLSIADDELSLEIVNGPGSADELIGVFNTLEGAITQKASSLINNIATFTGPDNIDSGLIEFFIAADGKRSHGIELQIRTDSMPLLKTAAYNSSNSNVTLTGENLNSELSVNFNGASKNIKNTSDTELKLNLPSQAQTGYVSVTSVAGESNSLWLKITRKINGTIDSPNINVDLTKLDVSLNLDQEIYPDIKGNFSTDANLNKPTTITALLEKDESTPAVPQYGLYLSGVIFPHQNNITLNEESTALSLIWDGLGVEQLIKDSELANIYDEISNRDSVRNLKDLLKNKLIQNPQVLSDGDTELNKALTNAYKDVSQLIADSDKLKTAPEASKKLLGLFGENAEVTPEVADDIKVYEYEDSGNIAINNDTQLYLSAKITASDGTILEDHITGLSGMAGPQGYGLLFIATATKFNHPKGKNALVEVISPGIGTKHLPTQIKSLDVWNKLYFRTIIERAIWPILEDVLPLPEKDFVAILWNNAPGLVDIVVTKALNGDASGSIKSLIDLLWQDIGSVPPGPITTALAKKMGKDAAEKILAKIAAKIGAKFVPGLGQLKLAAEVAGIINKGANVTKTIYDIGNTDAVIHFNVIFPLSIEKIEPNKIIPDGTDKTFNITGSGFSKIQRGWWPFESYLKPEIRITDNDDLKVWATINSIRSDGTAMNITIPGWYLDEYTKGPLSVEINHPNDTADAKVNKPDSIEIISELELTSISPDMDGVGIYATLYGAGFSTNTSENKVTIGGNDALIYSAAETALELIIPASLDTGIHKVTAQVKEKDNWSKPSNAITYEVVQGNVSITVCDNGGAKDDAFALYIDGAYIGTMYATSYSNYCKTFTPSLKIGYHSAMLVGVEAPDNIGTYSISFSGVTNLTGSPKSGSDLTPGVQKTYNFEVVPAKELQSKTLLRTTQQSLKNSRNDNFRLEIE; encoded by the coding sequence ATGAAGAAAAACAAGCTTATCAAACTAATTTTTGTTCCGCTTTTATTGATATTTATATCTGGATGCGGAGGTGGCTCCTCTTCCTCAGATGAGGACAGTTCAAAATTTACTATTGATGCGGGAGTAGATAGAACTGAAGTCGAAGGTACTGAAGTAGTACTTTCCGGAAGTATAAAAGGTTCTGAAAAAGATGTTACAGACATCAAATGGGAGCAGCTCTCAGGAACCCCCGTTGATTTAAAAGACAGCAACAAATTAAATGCCAGATTTACAGCTCCAAAAACCCTTCTTGAAACAACTTTGGAATTCGAACTCACTGTTTCTGCAGGCTCTCAGCAAACATTAAAAGATAAGGTAATAATAACCGTAGTGGAAAAAAATACTGACCCCATTGCCAATATCGGCCCAGATCGTAAAGGAGCTCTGGCGTCAGACATTCCAAACCCGAAAAACTCCAAAATAATATTCATTGACGGAACCCAATGCTCAGGAAACAAATTCACTTGGCAAGTGGTTTCAGCTCCTGAAAACAGTCAGTATTTTTTCACCAGCAAAAATACACCATCAACAGGTTTTTATGCTGATAAATCAGGAGAATATAAACTTAAGCTGACAGCTGACAATGGTCAGGGCATCACTGCTGAAGATGAAATCCTGATAACTTTAATTCAAGATTCAGATGGAGACGGTATAGCAGATAAAGATGACCTGGATAGAGATGGTGACGGGTTTCTGAACATCAATGATGCATTTCCTGATGACCGTGCATCCCACTTTGATTTCAACAACGACGGCAAAGGGAATTATTACGACGACGATGTTGACGGTGACGGTGTTATTGACATAGAAGACGACTATCCTCTGGATTCAACACGTTCGAAATACAAAGAATACAAAGAACAGGAAAAAACCCCTTTCAACACAAATGACGGCATCTCTGTCAGCGAAGATGCAGGTGAAATTCCTGTTAAGATTTCTGGGCTGATTCACTCGCCTAAAGGTCCGGATCTTGATTATTACAAGATTAAAATGGCCCCTGGGATCTATTCTGCCATGGTAGATGGAGGCGATTCTGAAATGTCTCCTTCAGTTGCAATAGTAGATAGTTACGGCAACTCTCTCCCTTTAAAAAGGTATGATTTTACAACTCAGGTAGGTATAACAGGAGCAGGCGTATCTGTACCTTCTCAAGGCGATTATTATCTTGTTATCACAGATTCCTCCGGCAAAAGTGATGAGAAATGGGAATATGAGGCGAAAGTTTTTAAAGACACAGACATGGACGGACTTTCAGACGATCTGGAAATGGCCATAGACAGCAACCATTTGTCTGCAGACAGCGACGGAGATACAATCCCCGACTTTATTGAATTTTACATTACAGCAAAAGACTGGCCTAAAAACAAAGATATAGACAATGATGGACTGCCTGCCTGGTGGGATACTGACACTGACGGCGATATGATACCCGACAGAGTTGAATATTACACTCAAGCTGAAAAGCCCGAACTTGATTCAGCCGCCCTTGCTTTACTAAACGATGTAGATGGTGATGGCTATCCAAACTTCTTTGACACAAGCAGTGATAACACAAGCTATGCCGACGACACAGTACAGGCAGGGCCAAATCCAAACTTACCACTGGATACAGACAAGGATGGGATTCCCAACTACCTGGACCTGGATAATGACAATGACGGACTTAAAGACTCTGAAGAGACAATAGAAACTTATAATGTTAAACTTATAGCTCCAGGAGCTGACAGGTCTGCCATAGCAGATTCTCTTCTCATTAAACGCCTTTACAATGCTACAAGAGGAATAGAAAATCTTTCCATAGCAGATGATGAACTGTCTCTAGAGATTGTAAACGGCCCAGGTTCTGCAGATGAACTCATTGGTGTTTTCAATACTCTAGAAGGAGCTATAACCCAGAAAGCCTCTTCTCTTATAAATAATATTGCCACTTTCACAGGTCCCGACAATATAGATTCAGGGCTTATTGAGTTTTTCATTGCTGCTGACGGTAAACGAAGTCATGGTATTGAACTTCAGATAAGAACAGATTCAATGCCTCTACTCAAAACAGCAGCTTACAACAGCTCAAATTCAAATGTCACTCTCACAGGTGAAAATCTTAATTCGGAATTGTCCGTAAATTTCAATGGAGCTTCTAAAAACATAAAGAATACATCAGATACAGAGCTTAAACTCAACCTTCCATCCCAAGCACAAACAGGCTATGTATCAGTAACTTCAGTTGCAGGTGAATCAAATTCTCTATGGCTAAAGATTACAAGAAAGATTAATGGAACTATAGATTCTCCAAATATTAATGTGGATCTTACAAAACTTGATGTTTCCCTAAATCTTGATCAAGAAATTTATCCTGATATAAAAGGAAATTTTTCAACAGATGCAAATTTAAACAAACCAACAACTATAACTGCTCTTCTTGAAAAAGACGAATCTACACCTGCAGTGCCTCAGTATGGACTCTATTTGTCAGGAGTTATTTTCCCACATCAGAACAATATCACACTGAATGAAGAGTCAACCGCCCTATCTCTTATATGGGACGGACTGGGGGTGGAGCAACTAATAAAAGATTCCGAATTAGCCAATATCTATGATGAAATTTCAAATCGTGATTCTGTTAGAAATTTAAAAGATCTTCTTAAAAACAAATTGATACAAAATCCTCAAGTTTTAAGTGATGGGGACACTGAATTAAATAAGGCACTGACCAATGCCTATAAAGATGTATCACAATTAATTGCAGATTCTGATAAATTAAAAACAGCCCCTGAAGCGTCTAAAAAACTTCTTGGACTTTTTGGAGAAAACGCAGAGGTTACTCCTGAAGTGGCAGATGATATAAAAGTGTATGAATATGAAGATTCAGGCAATATTGCTATAAACAACGATACTCAATTATATCTTTCTGCAAAAATAACTGCCTCTGACGGAACCATACTTGAAGATCATATAACTGGTTTAAGCGGGATGGCAGGTCCCCAAGGTTACGGTCTTCTTTTTATTGCAACTGCTACAAAATTCAACCATCCCAAAGGAAAAAATGCTTTAGTTGAGGTCATCAGTCCAGGTATTGGCACAAAGCATTTACCTACCCAGATAAAATCGCTGGATGTCTGGAATAAACTTTATTTCAGAACAATTATTGAACGAGCCATCTGGCCTATATTGGAAGATGTCCTTCCGCTTCCTGAAAAAGATTTTGTAGCTATTTTATGGAACAATGCTCCCGGACTTGTAGATATTGTAGTAACAAAAGCTTTAAACGGTGACGCGAGCGGCTCTATAAAATCACTTATAGATCTTTTATGGCAGGATATTGGAAGCGTACCCCCAGGACCTATTACAACTGCCCTTGCAAAAAAAATGGGCAAGGATGCTGCAGAAAAAATACTTGCAAAAATAGCTGCAAAAATAGGGGCTAAATTTGTACCCGGTTTAGGCCAGCTCAAACTAGCGGCGGAAGTTGCCGGAATTATCAATAAAGGAGCTAATGTTACTAAAACTATATATGATATTGGAAACACAGACGCAGTTATTCATTTTAATGTTATTTTCCCTCTATCAATAGAAAAAATTGAACCAAATAAAATTATTCCCGATGGAACAGACAAGACTTTCAATATTACAGGATCCGGATTCAGCAAAATCCAAAGAGGATGGTGGCCTTTTGAAAGCTACCTTAAACCTGAAATTAGAATAACTGACAATGATGATCTTAAAGTATGGGCAACAATAAACAGTATCCGTTCAGACGGTACAGCTATGAATATAACCATACCCGGTTGGTATCTTGACGAATACACAAAGGGTCCTTTAAGTGTTGAGATTAATCATCCAAACGATACTGCCGACGCAAAGGTAAACAAGCCCGATTCAATTGAGATTATTTCAGAACTTGAACTGACTTCAATTTCACCAGATATGGACGGAGTGGGAATTTATGCAACCCTGTACGGAGCCGGATTCAGCACAAATACTTCAGAAAACAAAGTAACAATAGGTGGTAATGATGCACTTATATATTCTGCTGCTGAAACAGCTCTGGAACTTATAATACCAGCCTCTCTTGATACAGGTATCCATAAGGTTACTGCCCAAGTAAAAGAAAAAGATAATTGGAGCAAGCCTTCAAATGCCATTACTTATGAAGTTGTTCAAGGAAATGTTTCAATTACGGTTTGCGATAACGGAGGTGCAAAAGATGACGCCTTTGCACTTTATATAGATGGGGCTTACATTGGAACAATGTATGCAACAAGCTACAGCAATTATTGCAAGACATTTACTCCCAGCCTGAAAATCGGCTATCATTCTGCAATGCTTGTAGGAGTAGAAGCACCTGACAATATAGGAACTTACTCTATAAGCTTCAGCGGAGTAACCAATCTCACTGGTTCTCCAAAAAGCGGAAGTGATTTAACTCCCGGGGTTCAGAAGACATACAACTTTGAAGTTGTTCCAGCAAAGGAGCTACAGTCAAAGACTCTTTTGAGAACCACACAACAGTCTTTAAAAAACAGCAGAAATGATAATTTCAGATTAGAAATTGAATAG